The Diadema setosum chromosome 1, eeDiaSeto1, whole genome shotgun sequence genome has a window encoding:
- the LOC140232601 gene encoding uncharacterized protein, producing the protein MEASEFKDIIGDILDILHSCDLMRNPVGNECDACCNVINENESRVLCEDCGKQFHVMCTGTIFEARLCDARLVWICSACGNNNIAHRIFDNVGIPCHYNRYELLEDIGDDDFGVDISHSSCKSNQRKKSTKRLKKRYVKRKGKIGIPEMTNVCVQKRAECGKDESDSTFMTNVTKSQFQPLENAVDDGWTTMRSRRTKMFEKREVKTSQIMTDNSKTKTNNKSSVRSVNGVILQPGVTYIGKAMKVYYLEKQKRAKTSMGKKSKVETKQKEPGKLVKQNVNANLDTERNDSLHVYTESVLNIYSKCVQSPHVMAKYTEQIYAKTQRSWADVAKSTVNMTNECCVPNGDQTTCASVPSTDIEKEFWNVNRLYGGGNARQPRKKGRFTKINRRSVLPVQNTDSQTCFNYT; encoded by the exons ATGGAAGCAAGTGAATTCAAGGATATTATTGGTGATATTCTAGATATCCTCCATAGTTGTGACTTGATGAGAAATCCAGTGGGCAATGAATGTGATGCATGTTGCAATGtgatcaatgaaaatgaaagcagaGTACTATGTGAGGATTGTGGCAAGCAGTTCCATGTGATGTGTACAGGAACCATTTTTGAGGCTAGACTGTGTGATGCAAGGTTGGTTTGGATATGTTCAGCATGTGGAAACAATAATATTGCCCATCGCATCTTTGACAATGTTGGCATTCCCTGTCATTACAACAGATATGAGCTTCTCGAAGAcattggtgatgatgattttggtgtTGATATTTCACATTCATCATGCAAAAGCAACCAGAGGAAGAAATCAACCAAGAGACTGAAAAAGAGGTATGTGAAAAGAAAGGGCAAAATTGGAATTCCAGAAAtgacaaatgtgtgtgtgcagaaaagAGCAGAGTGTGGGAAAGATGAATCAGATTCGACATTCATGACAAATGTGACCAAGAGCCAATTTCAGCCATTAGAAAATGCAGTTGATGATGGTTGGACAACTATGAGATCAAGGAggacaaaaatgtttgagaagAGAGAAGTGAAAACATCCCAAATAATGACTGACAATTCCAAGACCAAGACCAATAACAAGAGCTCAGTGAGATCAGTAAATGGTGTTATTCTCCAACCTGGTGTGACCTACATTGGCAAAGCAATGAAAGTGTACTatcttgaaaaacagaaaagagcAAAGACCAGCATGGGCAAGAAATCAAAAgtagaaacaaagcaaaaagaaCCTGGTAAACTCGTGAAGCAAAATGTAAATGCAAACTTGGACACAGAACGAAATGATAGTCTGCATGTATATACTGAATCTGTATTGAATATATATTCAAAGTGTGTTCAGTCACCTCATGTTATGGCAAAATACACTGAGCAAATCTATGCAAAAACACAGAGAAGTTGGGCTGATGTGGCTAAAAGCACTGTGAATATGACTAATGAATGTTGCGTACCGAATGGTGATCAGACTACATGTGCCTCTGTCCCTTCCACAGACATTGAAAAAGAATTTTGGAATGTGAACAGGCTCTATGGAGGTGGAAATGCACGGCAACCAAGAAAGAAAGGTCGTTTCACGAAGATCAACAGACGAAGTGTGCTACCGGTACAAAATACTGACTCGCAG ACCTGTTTCAACTACACATAA